A DNA window from Shewanella baltica contains the following coding sequences:
- a CDS encoding sugar diacid recognition domain-containing protein codes for MYLLDSAIAKQIVSRTMKIIGHNINVMNGQGVILGSGDPKRIGSTHEGALLAIAQNRNVEISQEVASGLHGVKPGINLPLHYQGQIIGVVGITGDPSELTHYGELLKMTAEMIVEQANLQDKLQWENRQREEFILQLIKAETDDDEQLHRWAKQLEIDISLPRVAAIIEISEKHTQKQHLKTDANSSALYLAEASTQSADERSPRVSETLKQVLHLLQYPDRGNLIAMTSMSQLVILKPAFLDGKQWDPELENQRIDKLLQRLPAQMDLNFKIALGHFFPEKGGIARSYQTAQETLALGKQRNAEGNKYLFEDYSLQVLLAGLKHDWRGQALASPYQQLAKVDKNGQLRKTLAAYITHFGDAQQCANALFIHRNTLRYRLDKIQQITQADIQSLHGLLSLYLGQLLDTSATPR; via the coding sequence ATGTATCTGCTTGATTCTGCCATCGCTAAACAGATTGTGAGTCGCACAATGAAAATCATTGGCCACAATATCAATGTGATGAACGGCCAAGGAGTAATTTTAGGCTCAGGCGATCCTAAACGTATTGGTTCAACCCACGAAGGCGCGCTGCTGGCCATTGCCCAAAATCGCAATGTGGAGATAAGCCAAGAAGTGGCCTCTGGGCTACATGGCGTAAAACCTGGCATCAATTTACCCTTGCATTATCAAGGACAAATCATAGGTGTTGTCGGCATTACTGGCGATCCAAGTGAGCTTACCCATTACGGTGAATTACTCAAAATGACCGCCGAAATGATTGTTGAACAAGCTAACCTGCAGGATAAATTGCAGTGGGAGAATCGCCAGCGCGAAGAGTTTATTTTGCAGTTGATCAAAGCTGAAACCGACGATGATGAGCAGTTGCACCGCTGGGCAAAACAGTTAGAAATTGATATCAGCCTGCCACGGGTCGCGGCCATTATTGAGATCAGCGAGAAACACACCCAAAAACAACATTTAAAGACCGACGCCAACTCATCGGCCTTGTACTTAGCAGAAGCTTCTACTCAGTCAGCCGATGAACGCAGCCCCAGAGTCAGTGAAACCCTCAAGCAAGTGCTGCATCTATTGCAATACCCTGACCGAGGCAACTTGATTGCCATGACCTCAATGTCGCAATTGGTGATCCTAAAGCCCGCTTTTTTAGATGGTAAACAATGGGATCCTGAGCTTGAAAATCAACGCATCGACAAGCTGTTACAACGCTTACCCGCCCAAATGGATTTAAACTTTAAAATTGCCTTGGGCCACTTTTTCCCCGAAAAAGGCGGTATTGCGCGCTCCTATCAAACCGCGCAGGAAACCTTAGCCCTAGGTAAACAGCGCAATGCAGAGGGTAATAAATACCTGTTCGAAGATTATTCCCTGCAAGTACTACTAGCGGGACTTAAACATGACTGGCGCGGTCAGGCACTAGCGTCACCCTATCAGCAACTCGCCAAAGTCGATAAAAACGGCCAGTTACGCAAAACCTTAGCCGCCTATATCACCCACTTTGGTGATGCGCAGCAATGCGCGAATGCGCTGTTTATACACCGCAACACACTTAGATATCGCCTCGATAAAATTCAGCAAATCACCCAAGCCGATATTCAATCCCTGCATGGATTATTGAGCCTGTATCTTGGACAACTGCTTGATACTTCGGCAACCCCAAGATAA
- a CDS encoding uracil-DNA glycosylase family protein, whose product MTALLTKINACTLCQADLPLAPKPILQASSQARILIAGQAPGVKTHHKGIPFDDASGERLRTWLNVTREQFYDPALFAIVPMGFCFPGSIEKNGKKQGDKPPRPECAATWHQALLALMPHIELIVILGQYAIDYHLPRESSVAINLTSPLTEPQTTHINVSSSTKAKTIPKLKPITVTQACAQWQQYWPKYFVLPHPSPRNNLWLKQHPEFERDMLPRLRMRIASLLNLQPL is encoded by the coding sequence ATGACAGCGCTGCTGACAAAAATTAACGCCTGTACTTTATGTCAGGCTGATTTGCCCTTAGCGCCCAAACCGATATTGCAGGCCAGTAGCCAAGCGCGGATTTTGATTGCCGGCCAAGCTCCGGGCGTGAAAACCCACCATAAAGGGATCCCATTTGACGATGCCAGCGGTGAACGGCTGCGCACTTGGTTGAATGTCACCCGTGAGCAATTTTACGACCCTGCCCTTTTTGCCATTGTCCCTATGGGATTTTGTTTTCCGGGCAGTATCGAAAAAAACGGTAAAAAGCAGGGTGATAAACCACCGCGCCCCGAATGCGCCGCCACTTGGCATCAAGCCTTACTTGCGTTAATGCCACACATTGAGCTAATCGTGATCCTCGGCCAATATGCCATCGATTATCATCTACCGCGTGAATCGTCCGTGGCCATAAACCTCACTTCGCCGCTCACTGAGCCTCAAACAACCCACATAAATGTATCGTCCAGCACCAAAGCAAAAACCATCCCCAAACTGAAACCTATCACAGTGACCCAAGCGTGCGCGCAGTGGCAGCAATATTGGCCTAAATATTTTGTCTTACCGCACCCGAGCCCACGCAATAATCTCTGGCTTAAGCAGCATCCTGAGTTTGAACGCGATATGCTACCCAGATTAAGAATGCGTATTGCATCCCTGTTAAACCTTCAACCACTCTAG
- a CDS encoding MtrB/PioB family decaheme-associated outer membrane protein, with the protein MKFKLNLITLALLANTGFAIAADGYGLANANTEKVKMSAWSCKGCVVETGTSGTVGVGVGYNSEEDIRSANAFGTSNEVAGKLDADVTFRGEKGYRASVEAYQLGMDGGRLEVNAGKQGQYNVNVNYRQIATYNSNSALTPYSGVGSDNLTLPDNWVTAGSSSQMPLLMDSLNSLELSLKRERTGLGFDYQGESLWSTHVSYMREEKTGLKKASGGFFNQSMMLAEPVDYTTDSIEAGIKLKGDNWFTALNYNGSIFKNEYNQLNFDSAFNPTFGAQTTGSIALDPDNQSHTVSLMGQYNDSTNVLSARLLTGQMSQDQALVTSGYGYQVPTEALDAKVDLIGLNLKVVSKVTNSLRLSGSYDYNDRDNNTQIEEWTQVSINNVNGKVAYNTPYDNTSQRFKVAADYRITRGMKLDGGYDFRRDERNYQDRETTDENTVWARFRVNSFETWDMWVKGSYGQRDGSEYQASEWTSSETNSLLRKYNLANRERTQVEARVTHSPIESLTIDFGARYALDDYTDTVIGLTESKDTSYDANISYMITDDLLANAFYNYQIIESEQAGSSNYSTPTWTGFIEDKVDVVGAGISYNNLLENKLRMGLDYTYSDSNSNTQVRQGITGDYGDYFAKVHNINLYAQYQATEKMALRFDYKIENYKDNDAANDIAVNGIWNVVGFGDNSHDYTAQMIMLSMSYKI; encoded by the coding sequence ATGAAATTTAAACTCAATTTGATCACTCTTGCGTTACTGGCAAACACAGGTTTTGCGATAGCGGCCGATGGGTATGGCTTAGCCAATGCCAATACCGAAAAAGTCAAAATGTCCGCATGGAGCTGTAAAGGCTGCGTCGTTGAAACGGGCACATCGGGCACTGTGGGTGTCGGCGTAGGTTATAACAGTGAAGAGGACATTCGCTCGGCGAATGCCTTTGGGACTTCAAACGAAGTCGCAGGGAAATTGGATGCTGATGTCACCTTTCGCGGTGAAAAAGGCTATCGTGCCAGCGTTGAAGCCTATCAACTGGGCATGGATGGCGGCCGATTAGAGGTGAATGCCGGCAAACAAGGTCAGTACAATGTCAATGTGAACTATCGCCAGATTGCCACTTACAACAGCAACAGTGCCTTAACGCCCTACTCGGGTGTGGGCAGCGATAATTTAACGCTGCCAGACAACTGGGTGACGGCGGGTTCAAGCAGCCAAATGCCATTACTGATGGACAGCCTGAACTCCTTAGAACTGTCGCTCAAACGTGAGCGCACTGGGCTAGGTTTTGATTATCAAGGTGAATCGCTGTGGAGCACACATGTGAGCTACATGCGTGAAGAAAAAACCGGCTTGAAAAAAGCATCTGGTGGATTCTTCAACCAATCTATGATGTTAGCCGAGCCTGTCGATTACACCACGGACTCCATTGAAGCGGGTATCAAGCTTAAAGGCGACAACTGGTTCACTGCACTTAACTACAATGGCTCGATTTTTAAGAATGAGTACAATCAGTTAAATTTTGACAGTGCGTTTAATCCAACCTTTGGCGCGCAAACCACGGGCAGTATCGCCCTTGATCCTGACAATCAGTCACACACAGTATCGTTAATGGGCCAATACAACGACAGTACCAATGTGCTATCGGCTCGCTTGCTTACCGGACAAATGAGTCAAGACCAAGCGTTAGTGACTTCAGGTTATGGTTATCAAGTGCCAACTGAAGCCCTTGATGCCAAGGTCGACCTTATCGGTTTGAACTTAAAAGTGGTCAGCAAAGTCACCAACTCACTGCGCTTAAGTGGTAGCTACGACTATAACGACCGCGATAACAATACGCAGATTGAAGAGTGGACCCAAGTCAGCATCAACAATGTCAATGGTAAGGTGGCCTATAACACCCCTTACGATAACACTAGCCAACGCTTCAAAGTGGCGGCGGATTATCGTATTACCCGCGGCATGAAACTCGATGGCGGCTATGACTTCAGACGTGACGAACGTAATTATCAAGACCGTGAAACCACGGATGAGAACACGGTTTGGGCGCGTTTCAGAGTCAACAGTTTCGAGACTTGGGATATGTGGGTTAAGGGCAGTTACGGTCAACGTGACGGCTCTGAATATCAAGCCTCTGAATGGACATCTTCTGAAACCAACAGCCTGTTGCGTAAGTACAATCTGGCGAACCGTGAAAGAACCCAAGTGGAAGCACGAGTCACTCACTCGCCTATCGAAAGCCTAACCATAGATTTCGGTGCCCGTTACGCATTAGATGACTACACAGATACTGTCATCGGTTTAACTGAGTCAAAAGACACCAGTTATGATGCCAACATCAGCTACATGATCACCGATGATTTACTGGCGAACGCCTTCTATAACTATCAAATCATTGAATCTGAACAGGCGGGAAGCAGCAACTACAGCACCCCAACCTGGACAGGCTTCATTGAAGATAAAGTCGATGTTGTTGGCGCTGGCATTAGCTACAACAACTTACTTGAGAACAAGTTACGCATGGGACTGGATTACACCTATTCAGACTCCAACAGTAACACCCAAGTTAGACAAGGTATCACAGGCGACTACGGCGATTATTTTGCCAAAGTGCACAACATTAACTTATATGCTCAATATCAAGCCACTGAGAAAATGGCGCTGCGCTTCGATTATAAAATTGAGAACTATAAGGACAATGACGCTGCCAATGATATCGCCGTCAATGGGATCTGGAACGTCGTAGGTTTTGGTGATAACAGCCATGACTACACAGCGCAGATGATCATGTTAAGCATGAGCTACAAGATCTAA